A genomic window from Salvia hispanica cultivar TCC Black 2014 chromosome 5, UniMelb_Shisp_WGS_1.0, whole genome shotgun sequence includes:
- the LOC125187916 gene encoding uncharacterized protein LOC125187916 isoform X2 has translation MDSDVPSSRRSSCSHGGAKSHTKKRKLRSADIVEQVPEISKSARFDESLGGVEEHLPWKNLQLILSLQDKNVDIRKNIDLAFDYAKSSNNEDMDDIGRRSQVLDTSRTIVFVSNWIQSCLISSEKKTRHDEGAPQFETSGSIMDLRCWKVFHFCLEESKKLNLSLTCSRDFLRVIHAIARDASSFVNGTSSAVKESLSGEQIQIYDVVLDCVSMIFSFHGGIANKNLDLWILLMDKVIDSALKVLMGQHDGSKLGDFILRLACYLFEPFAKFLCVHPTRKNGFQNFIDKLLEPLLHLLHVLHSIPCDSGDEWKVNITKWVEEVLAQGLFHPTHIEGFLSLQSSVRYRNLSDTSIKDGKLVNKSYHRHLFDEVEKIVAKKNDFALIGLGKLLHLFVCCVMKQNGISVGSGVPRGPNFSSTTHVSSTPHRSQTMVSKVTSSSHSQSMNTELRRSVFDFYIQIMEYLLADINKYLQTEGELGSALYNVCKTLRSINGILFSLICDKLYLRTEDTSEGASQNFLRSVHAVLMSLSAKTETSSFGNDEKSNGEVLISLRTELMVSIHHLLNIEYEVVGDDLESLWMMIFSSATSCYSSMDMPSQPLLSSEILNLSCRLIDIYSDLRQVDSAIYALCKAVRQSLLLVRDSEAYSNSLSVLFCSSKFRLSLSNAIKTIPEGQGSACLRQFCTDIKESLEWVRFGDEPAGIGETVKSNSYSSDSLQGHLRAELLGKILCEVYAIILDSIPVTSGNSYSIGASLKIFIEIIRPSLGRLFTLRLDSGIEILSKSTGTDNVTICWFLVLLLRLIVSCRSLFRQAISLMPPDASKKMSGVIGDSLTVHCGRDWLEMTASTGEGFLSWILPPSVSLLDVINSVSDICIQDSAVLCPPLVYVLNVMALQRLTDLNRLIQSSEYMLQWNQMKDQTKLNDDADLSFNRKQIRKWTKCVTKLREEAASLTEFMLECLLSVAKDKESSSFQGGDADGSQIRGLHDHNSSDIASGFLDEKSLTSVLWQLFCKNVDIWCSYASKKHSRNFLTHIIKSSLSCLVSLQEHDISTTGHLKTRTVPQIALEFLSNIISYEQRFVRRYMASMFCRILQKSVLSLFNTSAVDLSESPDWLEAIAAVGNTSDVQRQTRQNMVPDESSGEQLDVEFARCQCLLNLLMRMPEEYLSLKSSSLYITYILNFERILVGSLLGEHSQTWSLNSYQILRLLVTCRKALHILAVASSKNNVNGCQSLCLFPLPWLLKSLSVAIEFQPAFPEDVAFEARAALFSFLDYTSRVLLMVTENQYQHSISSAVSVRNTHTKRENADRISEQSGLLSSPKETLVTSQSISELTKALEEDLQKSLTTAREASGDKKRECMTGPQSLNKLSSTIASFQGLLWGIASALGGQKAGASNSRMKSSSYDIELMRRIKSCVESYVEFTVSFVKAVFIEDNLNPCMTAGSDELRPRASCRQYSASRDGTNEGCPNEEMAPSDVISCPTKCEPKGKSRLSFPDLEAFLSEVPHKKLHLKKSLLMKVFEAENTEAAFFLGQLFIACSAILRLNMQTELTSLSWSLFPIVLDISEFMLMEFSRSELPNQFALFLLDGVVRFLEELGNYFPHIDPSLSKDLYIKLIVLHQRAIGKCICLQGKQAKLASQERGSLTKLAGQVNPQFSWARSRLVELKERLMISFSTYVRKSSEFHLLSIIQAVERALVGVWGDSMTNYEIVCGNLDGGEVSSVVSAGIVCLDSVLEYVTGPRRLNMIKKHIQNLVAGLFNIILHLQGPRIFYGYVDDSDVPDSGAVTLMCIELLTKISGKPSFFEMDACHIAQSLRIPGTLFQYFLQLLISESPLSSALDRKASMELYDYCCRMLCTALKHRKSETRQCIALLQDSVSVLLHCLETGNTNHAAGREMFAWEIQEAVICAGSLRRIYEEVRQQKDVFGQFSFQFLSRYIWVYCGFGPAKTGIMREVDEALRPGLYALIDSCSADDLQLLHTTFGEGPCRSTLAALQHDYTVNFQFEGKV, from the exons ATGGACAGCGACGTTCCTTCTTCCCGCCGGAGTAGCTGCAGTCATGGAGGAGCGAAGTCACACACTAAGAAAAGGAAGCTGAGAAGCGCGGATATTGTCGAACAAGTGccagaaatttcaaaatctgcTCGCTTCGATGAATCGCTCGGAGGTGTGGAAGAGCATTTGCCGTGGAAGAATTTGCAGCTGATTCTGTCGCTACAAGACAAAAACGTTGATATCAGGAA GAACATTGATTTGGCATTTGATTATGCAAAATCAAGCAATAATGAAGACATGGATGATATTGGCCGGAGGTCGCAGGTGTTGGATACATCAAGAACGATAGTTTTCGTAAGCAATTGGATCCAATCATGTCTCATTTCttcagaaaagaaaacaaggcATGATGAAGGAGCACCTCAGTTTGAAACTTCTGGGTCAATTATGGATCTTAGATGCTGGAAAGTCTTTCATTTCTGCTTGGAAGAGTCGAAAAAACTTAATCTTTCATTGACATGTTCTAGGGACTTTTTACGGGTGATTCATGCAATTGCAAGGGATGCATCATCTTTTGTAAATGGAACGTCCTCAGCTGTTAAGGAATCACTTTCAGGAGaacaaatacaaatttatgatgttgtGCTTGATTGTGTCTCGATGATATTCTCATTCCATGGTGGAATTGCTAACAAAAATTTAGACCTGTGGATTTTACTCATGGATAAAGTGATTGACTCAGCCTTGAAAGTTTTAATGGGCCAGCATGACGGAAGCAAGCTTGGGGATTTCATCTTGCGGTTAGCTTGTTATTTGTTTGAGCCATTTGCTAAGTTTCTATGTGTTCACCCGACACGTAAAAATGGTTTCCAAAATTTCATTGATAAGCTTCTTGAGCCTCTGCTGCACTTGCTACATGTTTTGCATTCTATACCTTGTGACAGTGGTGATGAATGGAAAGTTAATATAACTAAATGGGTGGAAGAAGTTTTGGCTCAAGGACTATTTCACCCCACTCATATTGAAGGATTTCTCAGCTTGCAGAGTTCTGTTAGATATAGAAATTTGTCTGATACTTCCATAAAAGATGGAAAGCTGGTGAACAAAAGTTATCACAGGCATCTATTTGATGAAGTGGAGAAGATAGTagcaaagaaaaatgacttcGCATTAATTGGTTTAGGAAAGTTGCTTCACTTGTttgtttgttgtgttatgAAGCAAAATGGAATTTCAGTTGGTAGTGGAGTTCCTAGGGGGCCAAATTTCAGCTCGACCACTCATGTTTCAAGTACCCCCCATCGTAGCCAGACAATGGTTTCAAAAGTGACTTCTTCAAGTCACAGTCAGAGCATGAATACTGAACTTCGGAGATCAGTATTTGACTTTTACATACAGATCATGGAATATCTATTGGCAGatatcaataaatatctcCAAACAGAAGGGGAATTAGGTTCTGCATTATataatgtttgtaaaacactAAGATCCATTAATGGTATACTTTTTAGCCTCATTTGTGACAAACTGTACCTAAGAACTGAGGATACCTCTGAAGGGGCTTCCCAGAATTTCTTGAGGTCTGTCCATGCTGTGTTGATGTCATTATCTGCCAAAACTGAAACATCATCTTTTGGCAatgatgaaaaatcaaatgggGAAGTATTGATTTCATTGAGGACAGAGCTTATGGTTAGTATACATCACTTGTTAAATATTGAGTATGAGGTTGTTGGAGATGATCTAGAAAGCTTATGGATGATGATTTTCTCCTCTGCTACCAGCTGCTACAGTTCAATGGATATGCCAAGTCAGCCTTTGCTGTCCTCAGAGATATTGAATCTGAGCTGCAGGCTTATCGACATATATAGTGACCTTCGACAG GTGGATTCTGCTATCTATGCACTATGTAAAGCAGTGAGGCAATCTTTGTTACTTGTGAGGGATAGTGAAgcatattcaaattcattgagcGTGCTGTTCTGCTCTTCAAAATTTAGGCTCTCTCTTAGCAATGCTATCAAAACCATACCCGAAGGGCAAGGATCTGCTTGCCTTAGGCAGTTCTGTACAGATATTAAGGAATCTCTGGAGTGGGTGAGATTTGGAGATGAGCCAGCTGGTATAGGTGAAACAGTGAAGTCAAATTCATATAGCTCTGATTCGCTACAAGGCCATTTGCGAGCAGAACTCCTGGGGAAGATATTGTGTGAAGTATATGCAATCATTCTCGACTCAATACCAGTTACTTCTGGTAATAGCTATTCAATTGGCGCTTCTTTGAAGATTTTCATAGAAATTATACGCCCGAGCTTGGGTAGGCTGTTTACCCTTCGGCTGGATAGTGGCATAGAAATTTTGAGCAAGAGTACTGGAACTGACAATGTAACTATATGCTGGTTCTTGGTGCTCTTATTGCGTTTGATAGTATCCTGCAGAAGCTTATTTCGGCAAGCCATCAGCCTTATGCCTCCTGATGCTTCAAAGAAGATGTCTGGAGTAATAGGTGATTCTTTAACTGTTCACTGCGGAAGGGATTGGTTGGAGATGACCGCGTCCACTGGTGAAGGCTTTCTTTCCTGGATCCTGCCACCTTCAGTGTCCCTccttgatgttataaattctGTTTCAGATATTTGCATTCAAGATTCTGCTGTACTTTGCCCACCACTGGTGTATGTTTTAAATGTAATGGCTCTCCAGAGACTTACTGACTTAAATAGACTGATACAGTCTTCTGAGTATATGCTACAGTGGAACCAAATGAAGGACCAGACTAAGCTTAATGATGATGCTGATCTGTCTTTCAATCGTAAGCAAATCCGGAAATGGACAAAGTGTGTCACAAAATTGAGAGAAGAAGCTGCCAGTCTGACAGAATTTATGTTGGAATGCCTTCTGTCTGTTGCCAAGGACAAAGAGTCCTCATCCTTTCAGGGTGGTGATGCAGATGGTTCCCAGATTCGTGGTCTGCATGATCATAATTCATCAGACATTGCCTCAGGCTTCTTGGATGAGAAGTCATTGACATCTGTTCTGTGGCagttattttgtaaaaatgttGATATATGGTGCTCTTATGCTAGCAAGAAGCACTCAAGGAATTTTCTTACACATATAATCAAGAGTTCCCTTTCCTGTTTAGTCAGCTTGCAAGAGCACGATATAAGTACAACTGGGCACCTGAAGACAAGAACTGTACCGCAGATAGCATTGGAGTTTCTAAGCAACATCATATCTTATGAGCAAAGA TTTGTCCGCAGATATATGGCGTCAATGTTCTGCAGAATTCTGCAGAAGTCAGTTCtatctttatttaatacttCTGCAGTTGATTTAAGTGAGTCACCTGATTGGCTCGAGGCAATCGCTGCAGTTGGAAATACATCTGATGTGCAAAGACAGACAAGACAAAATATGGTACCAGATGAATCTAGCGGTGAGCAACTTGATGTTGAATTTGCTAGGTGTCAATGTCTGCTCAATCTTCTGATGCGGATGCCAGAAGAATACCTAAGTTTGAAATCTTCATCATTGTACATAACGTACATTCTCAATTTTGAAAG GATTCTGGTTGGGAGCTTGTTAGGCGAGCACAGCCAAACATGGTCCCTCAATTCTTATCAGATATTGCGATTGCTTGTGACCTGTAGAAAGGCTCTTCACATTTTAGCTGTAGCTTCTAGCAAAAATAATGTGAATGGGTGTCAATCACTATGCTTATTTCCTTTGCCATGGCTTCTAAAATCATTGTCAGTGGCAATTGAGTTTCAACCTGCATTCCCCGAAGATGTCGCTTTCGAAGCTAGAGCTGcacttttctcatttttggATTACACATCTCGTGTGTTGCTGATGGTTACTGAAAACCAGTATCAACATTCAATTAGCTCTGCTGTATCTGTTAGGAATACCCacacaaaaagagaaaatgcagATCGGATCAGTGAACAATCTGGCCTTCTATCATCTCCAAAAGAGACTTTGGTTACATCTCAAAGTATCTCAGAATTAACAAAGGCATTAGAAGAAGACCTGCAAAAGTCTTTGACCACTGCCAGGGAGGCATCTGGTGATAAGAAAAGAGAGTGCATGACTGGACCTCAGAGTTTGAATAAGTTATCATCCACAATTGCTTCTTTCCAAGGACTATTATGGGGCATAGCTTCTGCTTTAGGTGGCCAAAAAGCAGGTGCTAGTAATTCCAGAATGAAGTCTTCGAGTTATGATATCGAACTGATGAGAAGAATTAAGTCGTGTGTAGAATCATACGTGGAATTTACAGTAAGTTTTGTGAAGGCGGTGTTTATTGAGGATAATCTGAATCCCTGCATGACTGCAGGCAGTGATGAATTGAGACCAAGAGCCTCATGTAGACAGTACAGTGCTTCCAGAGATGGGACAAATGAGGGGTGCCCTAATGAGGAAATGGCGCCGTCTGATGTAATCAGTTGTCCTACAAAATGTGAGCCTAAGGGAAAATCCCGTTTATCATTTCCAGACCTGGAAGCTTTTCTGAGTGAGGTTCCACATAAGAAACTTCATCTTAAGAAATCATTGCTGATGAAAGTTTTCGAAGCTGAGAATACTGAGGCAGCTTTTTTTCTTGGACAGCTGTTTATTGCATGTTCAGCTATTTTAAGACTCAACATGCAGACTGAATTGACTTCCTTATCTTGGAGCTTGTTTCCAATTGTGCTAGACATTTCTGAGTTTATGCTGATGGAATTTTCCAGAAGTGAATTGCCAAATCAATTCGCTTTGTTTTTGTTAGATGGTGTTGTGAGATTCCTTGAAGAGCTTGGAAATTACTTTCCGCATATTGATCCTTCCTTGTCCAAAGATCTTTACATCAAGCTTATAGTCTTGCACCAGAGGGCCATTGGAAAGTGCATCTGTTTACAAGGAAAACAGGCAAAGTTAGCTTCCCAAGAGAGAGGATCACTGACAAAGCTGGCTGGTCAAGTGAATCCCCAATTTTCTTGGGCAAGAAGTCGATTAGTTGAATTGAAGGAAAGGTTGATGATATCATTTAGTACGTATGTTAGGAAATCATCTGAATTTCACTTGCTATCTATCATTCAGGCTGTTGAGAGAGCTTTAGTTGGGGTATGGGGAGACTCAATGACAAATTATGAAATAGTTTGTGGAAATTTAGATGGAGGGGAGGTCTCCTCTGTAGTTTCCGCTGGTATTGTTTGCTTGGATTCAGTTCTTGAATATGTAACAG GGCCTAGGCgtttaaatatgataaaaaaacatatcCAGAACCTAGTTGCTGGTCTTTTCAACATCATCCTTCATTTGCAGGGTCCCAGAATCTTCTATGGATATGTCGACGATTCTGACGTACCTGATTCTGGAGCAGTTACTCTCATGTGTATCGAATTACTAACAAAAATATCTGGAAAACCCTCTTTCTTTGAAATGGATGCCTGCCACATCGCACAGTCCCTGCGTATACCTGGGACACTCTTTCAATACTTTCTACAACTTCTGATATCTGAATCTCCTCTCTCATCTGCTCTGGATCGGAAGGCTTCGATGGAGCTTTATGATTATTGTTGCCGTATGCTATGTACTGCTCTAAAGCATCGTAAAAG CGAGACTCGTCAGTGCATAGCTCTTCTTCAAGATTCAGTGAGTGTACTTCTTCATTGCTTAGAGACGGGAAATACCAACCATGCTGCTGGGAGAGAGATGTTCGCATGGGAAATTCAAGAGGCCGTAATATGTGCGGGTAGTCTGCGAAGAATATATGAAGAG GTACGTCAACAGAAGGATGTTTTTGGGCAATTCTCGTTTCAGTTCCTGTCGCGTTACATATGGGTTTACTGTGGATTTGGCCCAGCTAAAACTGGCATCATGAG GGAAGTAGACGAAGCTTTGAGACCCGGCCTATATGCTCTAATCGACTCATGCTCAGCCGATGATCTTCAACTACTTCACACTACATTTGGAG AGGGCCCTTGCAGAAGTACACTGGCTGCTCTTCAGCATGATTACACAGTTAATTTCCAGTTTGAAGGGAAGGTTTGA